In Rhodococcus rhodochrous, a single genomic region encodes these proteins:
- a CDS encoding acetoacetate decarboxylase family protein, whose product MSETTTHVVLGKPVTMPVQVRTATAFMGMFSVPVRPAQELVAHTGLEILQYRPGHGICTLVFVDYVDGDLGPYNEFGVCFLVRNHRNRGDGIVGDWRSLVGGQAGALIHHLPVDGDFTLAAGRGIWGFPKTLADFDADHDSSTKRGSVSADGALIAELTVAPGLPVPGKGLAASLAAYSHIDDVTRCTTWEMNPSGVRTRLGGATLRLGTHPIADELRSLGLPRRALASSSIPDLQMTFGDATVV is encoded by the coding sequence ATGAGCGAGACGACGACGCATGTGGTGTTGGGCAAGCCGGTCACGATGCCCGTGCAGGTCCGAACGGCCACGGCGTTCATGGGGATGTTCTCGGTTCCCGTGCGCCCCGCGCAGGAACTCGTCGCCCACACCGGGCTCGAGATCCTGCAGTACCGGCCGGGCCACGGGATCTGCACGCTCGTCTTCGTGGACTACGTCGACGGGGACCTCGGCCCGTACAACGAGTTCGGGGTGTGTTTCCTCGTCCGCAACCATCGCAACCGCGGCGACGGCATCGTCGGCGACTGGCGGAGCCTCGTCGGCGGGCAGGCCGGTGCACTCATCCACCACCTGCCCGTCGACGGCGACTTCACTCTCGCGGCGGGGCGCGGCATCTGGGGTTTTCCGAAGACCCTCGCCGACTTCGACGCCGACCACGACAGCAGCACCAAGCGCGGTTCGGTCTCCGCCGACGGAGCACTGATCGCCGAACTGACCGTGGCGCCCGGACTTCCGGTGCCGGGCAAGGGTCTCGCCGCCTCGCTCGCTGCCTACTCGCACATCGACGACGTCACCCGCTGCACGACCTGGGAGATGAATCCGAGCGGCGTGCGCACCCGGCTCGGCGGCGCGACCCTGCGGTTGGGGACGCATCCGATCGCCGACGAACTGCGGTCGCTCGGTCTGCCGCGACGCGCACTGGCCTCGTCGTCGATCCCCGATCTGCAGATGACCTTCGGCGACGCGA
- a CDS encoding AAA family ATPase, with protein sequence MRLLDSSVPLPVRPRRVLVAGTSGSGKTTLAARTGQILDLPHVELDGLHHGPNWTRRPSFREDVEEFTAQPRWVTEWQYTAVRPLLVERADLMVWLDLPRSTVMRQVVWRTLRRRVRREELWNGNIEPPLHTFFRDRDHIVRWAWRTHGGYRDRVLTALAQRPDLPVVRLTGRREVDAWAALLACRPPASGR encoded by the coding sequence ATGCGCCTCCTCGATTCCTCGGTTCCACTCCCCGTGCGTCCCCGCCGCGTCCTCGTGGCGGGGACGTCCGGTTCCGGCAAGACGACCCTCGCCGCGAGGACCGGGCAGATCCTCGACCTTCCGCACGTCGAGCTCGACGGCCTCCATCACGGTCCGAACTGGACGCGGCGTCCGTCCTTCCGCGAGGACGTCGAGGAGTTCACCGCGCAGCCGCGCTGGGTGACGGAGTGGCAGTACACCGCGGTGCGGCCGCTGCTCGTCGAGCGCGCCGACCTGATGGTGTGGCTCGACCTGCCGCGGAGCACGGTGATGCGACAGGTGGTGTGGCGGACGCTGCGACGCCGGGTGCGCCGGGAAGAACTGTGGAACGGCAACATCGAACCGCCCCTGCACACCTTCTTCCGCGATCGCGACCACATCGTGCGCTGGGCGTGGCGAACCCACGGTGGGTACCGCGACCGCGTCCTCACCGCGCTCGCACAACGTCCCGATCTGCCGGTCGTGCGGCTGACGGGCCGGCGGGAGGTCGATGCGTGGGCGGCGCTGCTCGCCTGCCGTCCCCCGGCGTCCGGCCGATGA
- a CDS encoding aldo/keto reductase translates to MTPPTITLNSGTTIPQLGLGVWQATNDETEHAVRYAIDEAGYRHIDTAAAYGNEEGVGRALAASSVPREDIFVTTKLWNADQGYEPALKAFDTSLKKLGTEYVDLYLIHWPLQDRERILRTWDALEKIAESGRAKAVGVCNFEPHHLQLLVDRGGLLPAVDQVELHPHLPQQEIRRFASEHGIAVESWSPLGGTSNSGWGPNSKPNTLLVDPIVTRIADRHSKSAAQVLIRWHLQNGLIVIPKSVHEQRISQNIDVFDFELDELDLSELDTLDDGTRVGAHPDEMNIGAPS, encoded by the coding sequence ATGACACCTCCCACGATCACGCTGAATTCCGGAACGACGATCCCGCAGCTGGGCCTGGGAGTCTGGCAGGCCACCAACGACGAGACCGAACACGCGGTCCGATACGCGATCGACGAGGCCGGTTACCGGCACATCGACACGGCCGCGGCCTACGGCAACGAGGAAGGCGTCGGCCGCGCGCTCGCCGCGTCGTCGGTGCCGCGCGAGGACATCTTCGTCACCACCAAGCTGTGGAACGCCGATCAGGGTTACGAGCCGGCACTGAAGGCATTCGACACGAGCCTGAAGAAGCTGGGCACCGAGTACGTCGACCTGTACCTGATCCACTGGCCGCTGCAGGACCGCGAACGGATCCTGCGCACCTGGGACGCCCTCGAGAAGATCGCCGAGTCCGGGCGCGCGAAGGCGGTCGGGGTGTGCAACTTCGAACCGCACCACCTGCAGTTGCTCGTCGATCGTGGCGGGTTGTTGCCTGCGGTGGACCAGGTGGAGTTGCATCCGCACCTGCCGCAGCAGGAGATCCGCCGGTTCGCGTCCGAGCACGGCATCGCCGTGGAGTCGTGGAGCCCGCTCGGTGGCACGAGCAACTCGGGGTGGGGTCCGAACTCGAAGCCGAACACCCTGCTCGTCGACCCGATCGTCACCCGCATCGCCGATCGTCACAGCAAGTCGGCCGCGCAGGTGCTGATCCGCTGGCATCTGCAGAACGGGCTGATCGTCATCCCGAAGTCGGTGCACGAGCAGCGCATCTCCCAGAACATCGACGTCTTCGACTTCGAACTCGACGAGCTCGACCTCAGCGAACTCGACACGCTCGACGACGGCACGCGGGTGGGCGCGCATCCCGACGAGATGAACATCGGCGCTCCTTCCTAG